GCTTACAATTTCGTCTCGATAAAGTACTGAACCGTTTACATATATTAGAAGGTTTATTAATTGCTTTTCTAAATATTGATGAAGTCATCGATATAATTCGAACGGAAGAAAAACCAAAAATTGAGCTAATGGCTCGTTTTGGTTTGACTGATATGCAGGCTGAGTCAATTCTTGAATTGAAACTACGCCATCTTGCTAAACTTGAAGAAATACGCATCAAGGGCGAACAAGACGAGCTGGAAAAAGAGCGCAAGCAACTAGAAGGTCTATTGTCTTCTGATCGCAAGCTAAAAAAACTTATTACTGATGAAATTCAAGAAGCCATCGATGACTTTGGCGATGACAGACGAACGCCAATTGTTGCTCGTAAGGAGTCTCAAGCGTTCACAGAAGAAGACTTGATGTCTAATGACCCTATTACGGTGGTTATTTCAAAACAAGGCTGGATTCGCGCTGCGAAAGGCCATGATATTGACGTTCATGGCTTGAGCTATAAATCTGGTGATGAATTTTTAATCAGTACCAAAGGGCGTTCAAATCAAACGCTTGCTCTACTTGCTTCCAATGGCCGAACTTATTCGATTAAAGCGCACTCACTGCCTTCTGCTCGCGGACAAGGTGAACCTATTACTGGGAGGATCTCGTTAGAGAAAGACGCCACTATTGTTTCAATGATCATAGACAACGAAGACGCTCACTATTTGATTGCCAGTGATGCCGGCTACGGATTTGTTGCTCAACTGAAAGAGTTGTATGCAAAAAACAAAGCGGGTAAGGCGACTTTGAGTTTGCCAAAAGGTGCGCAAGTCATGGCGCCAGTGTTTGTCCAGAGCCCTGAGAAAGGTCGAGTTGTAGCGATATCGAATGAAGGGCGTATGCTCGCATTTGATGTGGCTTCTTTGCCGCAAATGGCGAAAGGTAAAGGCAATAAAATGATCAGTATACCCACGACACGTGCCGCTGATCGAGAAGAGCTAGTCGTTGCCATTGCGTGTGTTCAGCCTAATGATCTTTTGACTGCTTATGCCGGTAAGCGCTTTATGTCTTTTGCGGAAAAAGATCTAGAAGAATACCTTGGAGAGCGTGGTCGTAGAGGCTTAAAGCTTCCGCGAGGCTTCCAGCGAATAGATGGGCTTGAAGTGAAAGTCGGTGAGGGTAAATTGGCTAAAGTCGATGAGCCGCCTAAACAAGATTTATTTTAATAATGGATAAATTGGCATTGAGGTCATAAGCTTATTAGCTAGATCACGATGCCCATTTATGGATAAAAGCTGAATATACATACTCACTATGTTAAGTGAATTCGCGACCAAGTAAGAGGAAACGATAATGAAAGGTAGTCAAAAAGTAATAGACAGTTTAAATGCTTTATTAGCAAATGAATTGGCTGCAATTGACCAGTATTTTATACACTCTCGTATGTATGATGATTGGGGCTTGAATAAATTGTATGAGCGTCTCAATCACGAAATGGAAGAAGAGACTCAGCACTCAGACTGGCTTATCAAGCGAATTTTGTTTTTGGAAGGTGTTCCTTGCATGACCAAGCGTCGCGACCTGCTGATTGGTTCTGATCTTCGTTCTATGATTTCAAATGATTTAACGCTTGAGCTAGAAGTGGTTAGCTGTGTTCGTGAAGCGATTGCTGTTTGTGAGTTAGAGGGTGATTATCAAACGCGTGAAACGCTTGAGAAACTATTGTTTGATACAGAAGAGGATCATGTTTATTGGCTAGAGCAGCAGCTTGGTCTAATGGAAAAAATTGGCATGCAGAATTACTATCAATCTCAGATGGGTAATTAAGGGGATATTATGAAAGGTGATCGTGATGTTATTACCAATCTAAACAAGGTGTTGGCTAACGAATTAGTTGGTATTAACCAATATTTTCTGCATGCTCGTATGTTTAAAGATTTTGGCTTTAGTGCTTTAGATAAAGCTGACTATAAAGCGTCTATCCAGAAAATGAAAAATGCCGACCGATTGATTGAGCGTGTTTTGTTTTTAGAAGGTTTGCCAAATCTTCAAGATCTTGGTCGTCTTCGTATTGGTGAAAATAGCGAAGAGATGATCGCAGCAAATTTGGAGTTTGAGCTGGATACGCTGCCGGCACTAAAGTTTGCGATTAACTTGTGCGAGCAGAAAAAAGATTTCATGAGTCGTGATACGCTAGAAAAAATATTAGAAGAGCAAGAAGAGCAAATAGACTGGCTTGAGACTCAGCAGCATTTAATTGGTGCTTCTGGAATGGAAAACTACCTTCAATCCCAGATGTAATCGTTTGATTGTTGTGACTTAAGCAACTTGATATTGCGTTTCTGCTATTTTGATAAGCTCATTATTGAGTAGCTTTTTTGCGCATTGGCAGCACTTGCCGCATTGACTACCAATGTTGTGCTCTTTATACAGAGCGCGCATGGTAGTCGCCCCTTCCTGTATAGACGCTTTGATGTCTTTGTCTGATACCTGGTTACAAATACAAACATACATAAATGAAAATCACTCGCACTAATGTTTTGATCTTACGATTGTATTTTTAATGCTAATGATTATCAATAGATAAAATTTTATCTATTTCTGTTCTTTGATAGTTTTTTTCATTTTTTTGAAAACAGTTAAGAAGAGGGTTAAAAAGAGATTGAACCCTCGGTTAGGAATATAGGGTGGGCTTTAGACTTCTTTTTCAGCGATATCGTTAAGAACTTTGAGAAAAGACTCTGGATCATGGGCTCCCTGAATCATGAACTTATCGTTAATCACATACGTTGGTACAGAGTTAATGTCTAAACTGCGCAGATGTTTTAGTTTTTTCTCTGTGAGTGTTTGAGCCTCTGGGCTAAGTGCGTACTCAATGTCTGATTTTTGCATACCGATACTAAGAGCGGTTTCTTCTAAAATGCTTGTTAATCCAATGTCTTTCCCATTAGTAAAATAGGCATGAAACGTTGCTAAAACAAAAGGTGTGGCCAGGTTTGATTTAGTGGCTGCGAGCACAAACTGGTGAACAAGCTTGGTATTTGGGAGGCGGTCTTTTTCTGAAAAATTGAATTGGATTCCCGCTTCAATGCCGACTTGCTGTAGAGCGTGTGTGGCTTCGTTTAGCTTTTCTGAACTGCCAAATCTCTCACCTAGAAAAGTTTCTCTGTCTGCACCTTCTGCAGGCATGTCTGGATGCAGTTCAAAAGGTTGCCAGCGGATGTCTATCTTATAGTCGTCACCGAGTTGTTCTATGGCTTGTTTTAGGCGTGAATAGCCTAAGTAACACCAAGGACAGACTAAATCAGAAATAATATCTATACGCAGATCGGACATGAGTTCTCCTAAAAATATAAAAAATGGAATAGTGTAATGTTGAGTTTAAAGCGGTTTAATTGACGCTTAACGCAATGCATTGGCTGATTTCAGTGTAAGAGCGTCCGCTTTCTTGGTGCCAATGGTTAAACGCACGCTGTGCCGCTTTCCATGCAGATTGCGTGTCTCTTCCTGTGGTAATAATGTCGTGTAAACGTAAATAACCTTCAACGTCCTTTGTCAGCATAAAGGTGTCTTTGCCCATGGCTCTTAATGTGTAAGGGCCAGTATTTCCACCAAGCCGCGCCCCATTTTTTTTCAAATAAGCCCATAGACCGATAATATCGTCGTTAGGCCAGCTAGCAATAAAGTGAGAAAAAGAGCCGTGACTTGATTGGCATTCGCTAATCATTAAGGCATTTTCTCTGATGGTCATGACTTTGCCAAAATTGCGGATAATGCGAATATCTTTGGCTTTTTCTTCCCACATCTCATTGTGGATGAGTAGCATTTTTTCAATGTCAAAATCGAAAAAAACGGTTTCAAATCCCGGCCACTTATTACGCACAACTTGCCAGTTAATACCTGACTGAAAGACTTTTTGAGAAAAAGACGCTAACCATCGGTCGTCACTGTGCTCGCTTAATTGTGACGGACTTAATGGTCGTGAGAGCATTTCTTCAAGGTGGTTTTTTCCACCATGTCGAAGCGCTGCCCGATCGTAAATGGATTGAAAGAGTTCGTATTTCATCCAGGGCTCCTATTTAGTGTTGCTCAGTTTATCATAAGCCTTGGCGTATATAATGGATTGAGGCGATATCTTGTTTGGTATTTTAGTGATGGACGCTATGTGTTTGTCTTATAATGGGTCTAAATGATCCAGTCGAGAGAATTTGAATGACACACTTAAGCGTTAATCTGAATAAAATTGGCTTACTTCGAAATTCTCGAGGAAGAAATTATCCCAATATGCTCGAAATGGCGGAGCGAACGCTGGCGTTAGGTGCGTTTGGTATTACCATACACCCAAGACCTGATCAGCGGCATGCAACATACCAAGATGCTCATGATCTGAAAGCCCTATTAAAGCGTTTTCCGGGTGCTGAATTGAATATAGAAGGTTTCCCTGATGCACAGTTTTTGGATGTGGTTTTAGAAGTAGAGCCAGATCAATGTACGCTTGTACCGGATGACCCAAATCAGCTGACGTCTGATCATGGCTGGAACATTGCTCGAGACCAAGACGCATTGCGCCCAGTGATAGCAAAATTAAAAGCGAAAGGTATTCGTGTTGTATTGTTTATGGATCCTGATGCCGAAAATATGGCCTTAGCAAAAGAGGTTGGTGCTGATCGGGTTGAGCTTTATACCGAAGCGTATGCCAATGCTTATGGGAAAGAAGGCTTTGATGATGTTCTGGCTGCGTACCAAAAAACAGCTCAAGCTGCCTTAGAGGTTGGGTTGGCGGTGAATGCCGGCCATGATTTAGATTTAAATAATGTCCAGGCTTTGTGTGAGCAAGGTAGAATAATGGAAGTATCGATTGGGCATGCACTTACCGCAGAAGCATTAGATCTTGGTTGGGACAATGTTGTGAAAGCATACTTGGCCAAATTGGCGTAATGACAAGATGCAGGCAGAAAAAAGGGCGTATTGTGGTGGCTGTGGTTTTTTAGTGACGCAGTGTGTTTGTGAATGGGTGCCTAGGCTTTCTACTCACTTAAACATAGTCATCTTACAAGACCCGAAAGAGGCTAAGCACGCGAAGAATACTGTATCACTCTTGCGGTTAGCTTTGACGTCAGTGGAGTGTATTTCAACAGCAAATGTAGACGTTTTAAAAAAGGTATTATTACAGAAAAACCCTGCTAAATGGCGTCTGGTTTTTCCTTGTGATACCGCTATTGCAGTGGAGTCTATCGGGGCGGAAGAGGTGTCTGAGATTGAAGGGTTGATTTTCATTGATGCGACTTGGCGTAAGGCCAAAAAGCTGTATTTTACAGAACCCTTATTGCGTATTTTTGGAGCTGTTAGTTTTTCACAGCCGCCGGTGGGTCAATATAAGATTCGGAAGTCGCCAAACGATGCGTCTTTATCCACCTTAGAAGCGTGTGCTTATAGTATTGAGCAAGTAACAGGGGATAATATGCAACCGCTACGAGAATTTATGTTGACGGCGCAAGAGTGGCAATGGAGAAAACAACCGTTGAGTCATCGTCATGATGGTTGACGGTTTTTATAAGTAGCGGCCCTCATGACCATATAAAAGAGAAATCAGAGCATATTATGAGCAAACAAACAGAGATTGAAGCCGCCGTTTTACGTCGCCTTTTGAAACATCTAGACGATAACAAATCGGTGCAAAATATCGACCTGATGAATTTGGCGGGTTTTTGCCGTAACTGCTTGAGTAAATGGTATATGGCTGAAGCCGAGCAGCAAGGCGTTAAAATAGATTACGATGACGCTCGAGAGTTCGTGTATGGCGAACCTTATGATGCTTGGAAGGAAAAGTATCAACCAGAAGCCACCGCAGAACAGCTGACCGCTTTTAATGCAAAGTCTAAGTCCGATAAGTAAATTTAATATGAAAAAGCGATTCAATTCGTTTTTTTCTTTTCTAAGTCGCGCCAAACGGTTTGTTTGC
This genomic stretch from Marinomonas primoryensis harbors:
- the parC gene encoding DNA topoisomerase IV subunit A, which encodes MSELSNFESNETLSLKDYTEKAYLNYSMYVILDRALPHIGDGLKPVQRRIIYAMSELGLKASAKYKKSARTVGDVLGKFHPHGDSACYEAMVLMAQPFSYRYPLVDGQGNWGAPDDPKSFAAMRYTESRLSKYADLLLREVSQGTVDWTPNFDGTLQEPSVLPSRLPNLLLNGTTGIAVGMATDIPPHNLREIGSACIHLLNNPTAELDDLLNFVQGPDFPTGGEIITPKSDIVRLYETGKGQIKARARFTVEEGEIVVNELPHQVSGSKILEQIAAQMQAKKLPMVVDLRDESDHENPTRLVIVPKSNRVDIDSVMTHLFASTDLEKSYRVNMNVIGLDGLPQVKPLKDFLSEWLRFRIDVVRRRLQFRLDKVLNRLHILEGLLIAFLNIDEVIDIIRTEEKPKIELMARFGLTDMQAESILELKLRHLAKLEEIRIKGEQDELEKERKQLEGLLSSDRKLKKLITDEIQEAIDDFGDDRRTPIVARKESQAFTEEDLMSNDPITVVISKQGWIRAAKGHDIDVHGLSYKSGDEFLISTKGRSNQTLALLASNGRTYSIKAHSLPSARGQGEPITGRISLEKDATIVSMIIDNEDAHYLIASDAGYGFVAQLKELYAKNKAGKATLSLPKGAQVMAPVFVQSPEKGRVVAISNEGRMLAFDVASLPQMAKGKGNKMISIPTTRAADREELVVAIACVQPNDLLTAYAGKRFMSFAEKDLEEYLGERGRRGLKLPRGFQRIDGLEVKVGEGKLAKVDEPPKQDLF
- the bfr gene encoding bacterioferritin, with amino-acid sequence MKGSQKVIDSLNALLANELAAIDQYFIHSRMYDDWGLNKLYERLNHEMEEETQHSDWLIKRILFLEGVPCMTKRRDLLIGSDLRSMISNDLTLELEVVSCVREAIAVCELEGDYQTRETLEKLLFDTEEDHVYWLEQQLGLMEKIGMQNYYQSQMGN
- the bfr gene encoding bacterioferritin encodes the protein MKGDRDVITNLNKVLANELVGINQYFLHARMFKDFGFSALDKADYKASIQKMKNADRLIERVLFLEGLPNLQDLGRLRIGENSEEMIAANLEFELDTLPALKFAINLCEQKKDFMSRDTLEKILEEQEEQIDWLETQQHLIGASGMENYLQSQM
- a CDS encoding (2Fe-2S)-binding protein, which codes for MYVCICNQVSDKDIKASIQEGATTMRALYKEHNIGSQCGKCCQCAKKLLNNELIKIAETQYQVA
- a CDS encoding DsbA family oxidoreductase, producing the protein MSDLRIDIISDLVCPWCYLGYSRLKQAIEQLGDDYKIDIRWQPFELHPDMPAEGADRETFLGERFGSSEKLNEATHALQQVGIEAGIQFNFSEKDRLPNTKLVHQFVLAATKSNLATPFVLATFHAYFTNGKDIGLTSILEETALSIGMQKSDIEYALSPEAQTLTEKKLKHLRSLDINSVPTYVINDKFMIQGAHDPESFLKVLNDIAEKEV
- a CDS encoding DNA-3-methyladenine glycosylase I; this translates as MKYELFQSIYDRAALRHGGKNHLEEMLSRPLSPSQLSEHSDDRWLASFSQKVFQSGINWQVVRNKWPGFETVFFDFDIEKMLLIHNEMWEEKAKDIRIIRNFGKVMTIRENALMISECQSSHGSFSHFIASWPNDDIIGLWAYLKKNGARLGGNTGPYTLRAMGKDTFMLTKDVEGYLRLHDIITTGRDTQSAWKAAQRAFNHWHQESGRSYTEISQCIALSVN
- a CDS encoding pyridoxine 5'-phosphate synthase, encoding MTHLSVNLNKIGLLRNSRGRNYPNMLEMAERTLALGAFGITIHPRPDQRHATYQDAHDLKALLKRFPGAELNIEGFPDAQFLDVVLEVEPDQCTLVPDDPNQLTSDHGWNIARDQDALRPVIAKLKAKGIRVVLFMDPDAENMALAKEVGADRVELYTEAYANAYGKEGFDDVLAAYQKTAQAALEVGLAVNAGHDLDLNNVQALCEQGRIMEVSIGHALTAEALDLGWDNVVKAYLAKLA
- a CDS encoding tRNA-uridine aminocarboxypropyltransferase, giving the protein MQAEKRAYCGGCGFLVTQCVCEWVPRLSTHLNIVILQDPKEAKHAKNTVSLLRLALTSVECISTANVDVLKKVLLQKNPAKWRLVFPCDTAIAVESIGAEEVSEIEGLIFIDATWRKAKKLYFTEPLLRIFGAVSFSQPPVGQYKIRKSPNDASLSTLEACAYSIEQVTGDNMQPLREFMLTAQEWQWRKQPLSHRHDG
- a CDS encoding DUF1244 domain-containing protein, yielding MSKQTEIEAAVLRRLLKHLDDNKSVQNIDLMNLAGFCRNCLSKWYMAEAEQQGVKIDYDDAREFVYGEPYDAWKEKYQPEATAEQLTAFNAKSKSDK